One window of Methanorbis furvi genomic DNA carries:
- a CDS encoding cofactor-independent phosphoglycerate mutase: protein MKYLLILGDGMADEPIPELGGKTPLEVAKKPNMDRIAREGKCGMMRTVPDSQEPGSDVANMSILGYDPAKYYTSRGALEAMSMGVPFGPNDLAYRCNFVTIENGKMKDFSAGHISSAEGKELFASLSERLKDFDVKLYPGVSYRNVLMLPNGKGSVTKAPHDIVDEVIDPYLPVGEDAAVLHRYMVISYDVFANHPVNKARIAAGKNPANMIWPWSGGAKPAMPAFSEMFGKKGAVISAVDLLFGIARCAGMEIVKVPGATGYLDTDYLGKAKAAVSTLKGDVDFVYMHVEAPDEAGHLGSVEEKIKAIEQLDEAVGYILDNFDGCVMLMPDHPTPIAKKTHTRDAVPFAVLGLGEKDSVSMYTEKEVAAKGGYGSVQSVDLLRMIFAEK from the coding sequence ATGAAATATCTTCTGATTCTTGGAGACGGCATGGCGGACGAACCGATTCCGGAGCTTGGTGGAAAAACTCCGCTAGAGGTTGCAAAGAAACCGAACATGGACCGTATTGCCCGCGAAGGAAAATGCGGCATGATGCGTACGGTTCCGGACTCTCAGGAACCCGGTTCTGACGTTGCCAACATGTCGATCCTTGGCTATGATCCGGCAAAATACTATACCAGCCGCGGCGCTCTTGAAGCGATGAGCATGGGCGTTCCGTTTGGTCCAAACGATCTCGCCTACCGCTGCAACTTTGTGACGATTGAGAACGGAAAAATGAAGGACTTCTCCGCAGGCCATATCAGCAGTGCGGAAGGAAAGGAACTGTTCGCATCGCTCTCCGAGCGGCTGAAGGATTTTGATGTGAAACTGTATCCGGGAGTCTCCTATCGAAATGTTCTGATGCTGCCGAACGGTAAAGGTTCGGTAACCAAAGCACCGCACGATATCGTTGATGAAGTGATCGACCCTTACCTCCCGGTCGGCGAGGATGCAGCTGTGCTCCACCGCTATATGGTGATTTCCTATGATGTGTTCGCAAACCACCCAGTCAACAAGGCGCGTATTGCCGCAGGAAAAAATCCGGCAAACATGATCTGGCCTTGGAGCGGAGGAGCAAAACCTGCGATGCCGGCATTCTCTGAGATGTTCGGCAAGAAAGGTGCGGTCATTTCCGCGGTTGATCTTTTGTTCGGTATTGCCCGCTGTGCCGGCATGGAGATTGTAAAAGTTCCGGGCGCGACCGGCTATCTTGATACGGATTATCTGGGCAAGGCAAAGGCAGCAGTTTCGACGCTGAAAGGCGATGTCGACTTTGTCTATATGCATGTCGAGGCACCGGACGAGGCTGGGCATCTTGGATCTGTTGAAGAGAAGATTAAGGCAATCGAGCAGCTGGATGAGGCGGTCGGCTACATTCTTGACAACTTCGACGGCTGTGTGATGCTGATGCCGGATCACCCGACGCCTATTGCGAAGAAGACGCATACAAGAGATGCAGTGCCGTTCGCGGTGCTCGGTCTTGGCGAAAAGGATTCAGTCTCGATGTATACAGAAAAAGAGGTTGCCGCGAAAGGCGGGTACGGATCGGTTCAGTCTGTGGATCTTCTTCGGATGATCTTTGCAGAAAAATAA
- a CDS encoding RyR domain-containing protein, with protein MNPTTSVSLTLTQKITELCLSLPELIFLIGDDSFILDTAEVFTKLGHFCHPLVIIVFADSPEAVRDKIVARLPILHPDTQKKEQETIRHLTGISDACLPLPAITFKKLTDLTISPIQNTKYAVIIDRNHLDQTKFISSKTSILTEEITDIGETDQTEFIAQAVHSRYAHKHHKPIHWNELTPTQQDQNICQAAHHLIKFAILGYRICPGEDPKKWNQLQQQLTTEGISFLAELEHNRWWAVMLANGWHLNERRDDQQMLHPDMIPYSCLNQEAKQKDIDAFESIQMIYQKTGYHPEKYKPKTNSEN; from the coding sequence ATGAACCCAACAACCTCGGTATCACTGACACTCACCCAAAAAATCACCGAGCTATGCCTTTCCCTCCCTGAACTGATCTTCCTCATAGGTGATGATAGTTTCATCCTCGATACAGCAGAAGTGTTCACCAAACTCGGACACTTCTGTCACCCGCTTGTGATAATTGTCTTCGCTGACTCACCTGAAGCAGTGCGAGATAAAATCGTCGCCAGACTTCCCATTCTCCATCCTGACACGCAGAAAAAAGAACAGGAAACAATTCGCCATCTTACCGGCATATCAGATGCCTGCCTTCCCCTTCCAGCAATCACCTTCAAAAAACTGACGGATCTCACTATATCCCCGATCCAAAATACAAAATACGCAGTGATCATCGATCGAAATCATCTCGATCAAACAAAATTCATCTCTTCAAAAACATCTATCCTGACCGAGGAAATTACCGACATTGGAGAAACAGACCAAACTGAATTTATCGCACAAGCAGTACACAGCCGCTACGCACACAAACACCACAAACCAATCCACTGGAATGAACTAACACCAACTCAGCAGGATCAAAACATCTGCCAGGCCGCACATCATCTCATCAAATTTGCAATCCTTGGTTATCGCATCTGTCCGGGAGAAGATCCGAAGAAATGGAATCAGCTCCAGCAGCAGCTCACGACAGAGGGCATCTCATTCCTCGCGGAACTCGAACACAACCGTTGGTGGGCAGTTATGCTTGCGAACGGATGGCATCTGAATGAAAGGCGGGATGATCAACAGATGTTGCATCCCGACATGATACCATACTCCTGCCTGAATCAAGAAGCAAAACAAAAAGACATTGACGCGTTCGAAAGTATTCAGATGATCTATCAGAAGACAGGATATCATCCAGAAAAATACAAACCAAAAACAAATTCAGAAAACTGA